The following coding sequences lie in one Pogoniulus pusillus isolate bPogPus1 chromosome 29, bPogPus1.pri, whole genome shotgun sequence genomic window:
- the BCL2L1 gene encoding bcl-2-like protein 1 has translation MSSSNRELVIDFVSYKLSQKGYSWSQLEEEDENRTDIATEGAGLDGVLNGSPSWHPPASHAPNGATVHRSSLEVHDLVQAADVRQALREAGDEFELRYRRAFSDLTSQLHITLGTAYQSFEQVVNELFRDGVNWGRIVAFFSFGGALCVESVDKEMRVLVGRIVSWMTTYLTDHLDPWIQENGGWERFVDLYGNDAAAEVRKGQETFNKWLLTGATVAGVLLLGSLLSRK, from the exons ATGTCCAGCAGTAACCGGGAGTTAGTGATTGACTTTGTTTCCTACAAGCTCTCGCAGAAGGGATacagctggagccagctggaggaggaagatgagaacAGGACTGACATTGCAACCGAGGGGGCCGGGCTGGACGGCGTCCTCAacgggagcccctcctggcacCCTCCCGCCAGCCACGCACCGAACGGAGCCACCGTGCACCGGAGCAGCCTGGAAGTCCACGACCTGGTCCAAGCGGCCGATGTCAGGCAGGCGCTGAGGGAGGCAGGGGACGAGTTCGAGCTGAGGTACCGGCGAGCTTTCAGCGACCTCACCTCGCAGCTCCACAtcaccctgggcacagcctaCCAGAGCTTTGAGCAGGTGGTGAACGAACTCTTCCGTGATGGAGTGAACTGGGGTCGCATCGTGGCTTTCTTCTCCTTCGGGGGCGCCCTGTGCGTGGAGAGCGTTGACAAGGAGATGCGGGTACTGGTGGGGCGCATTGTGTCCTGGATGACCACCTACTTGACCGACCACCTAGACCCCTGGATCCAGGAGAATGGCGGATGG GAGCGCTTTGTGGACCTCTACGGGAACGATGCTGCTGCCGAGGTGCGGAAGGGGCAGGAGACCTTCAACAAGTGGCTCCTGACCGGCGCCACGGTGGCAGGGGTcctcctgctgggctctctgctgAGCCGCAAGTGA